TCCTGAAGAGTGATTTTATCCAGTGAAGTGGTAGAAAAAATTCATCGTTTTGTGCCGCCATGTAATCCTTCATTGCGTCTAGAGGCAGCAAAGGGAAGAAAAACGAGATTTCAACTTCTGGATTTTTAATAACAAAGATGGCTTCTAATTTAAAAACCGATATGTTAACAATGCATGTTCTTCTATCCTATCCAGTTTCGCTAAATAGCACACCAATCATAACCAACGAAAGAAAATGGTGGTTAACATCTGGAAAACTGCAAAGGTCGATATAGAAAGGGATTCACATCATTCCCGCTGTATTCAATATCAATCCCTGCATTTAATATTTTGCAAAGCAATGTTAATCGACACTCACTCACTATATAATTTGCGTGGTTATGCTGCTGCTGATACTCGCCGAAGCTGGGAAGGCTTCAAAGCATTCAGCCAAGTAGGGCCTCCAATACTGATCTAATGAATTTGATTGTATCGGTTGAAAACAGTGTTTAAGTGTGTGTTTTGAATTGTGGTTGGTCAAATTGGAGTTtgaataaaagtgattttataaaatcaattttataaaattgattttagatAGCAATAAGTTTGTATCAAGATAATTTATGTTTGACAACTTTatactaaaattgattttgacaaaataaatattgtttggataatattagttaaaatcacttttagatagatAATTACTAAAAAGGACATCACAttaaattataatgttatttttttatatttttttcttatgtgtttttatatagtatatttttagtatttttagtacgctataattttttactattattattatttatggttatttttttgtttaatttattttacttaatgggataaataaaaaattagtaaaaaatataaataataaataatagaaaaaaagaactcatgtaaagagaaataataagaattctataagtaatataataatatgtataaaggataaagttggtaaaagaaaaataaaaattaaatgtcaTGGCTAAAAGTCAGTTAGTGCAACGCATAAACTAaaaattcttgtttcttgtaaacGTGGTTTTATAACCAAAATTACTTCTGCgtttataaatagaaaaattagccgtcacaaaaaaaatagaaaaattagccAAATCAAAAATAGAAGCGTTTAAGAAGCTGTAACATGTTTCCTCTTTCATTGTGGTTGcgttagatgaaaattatttatatcagaCGCAATTCTGTTTAGGTAATGTAGCATTAAGAACTTTATTCAAGAgttattaatattagttaaaaaattttaacatacaAGTCGATATGTCCGAGTGGTTAAGGAGACAGACTTGAAATCTGTTGGGTTTCGCCCGCGCAGGTTCGAATCCTGCTGTCGACGAAGTCTTAATTTTTTTAGccttgaaacaaaaaaaatttttaatgctaattaggtaactaaataaaatgaaaaacgcGGGTGTATCTGTATATGTTAGATGTTATATTAGGAGTGTGGGTTAGGGTTGGTACTTGGTAGGGAGTGAGAAAGAGAGATAGCGTAAGCGTTAAGCGGAAGGAAGAATGGATCCAGATGCGTTGGCGAAGGCGTTCGTTGAGCACTACTACACCACCTTCGACAACAACCGCCCCGGGCTGGCCAGCCTCTACCAGGACGGCTCCATGCTCACCTTCGAGGGCCAGAAGATCCAGGGCTCCCCGAACATCGTCGCCAAGCTCACCTCTCTCCCTTTCAGCCAGTGCCACCACTCCATCACCACCGTTGATTGCCAGCCCTCCGCCGCCACCAACGGCATGCTCGTCTTCGTCAGCGGCAACCTCCAGCTCGCCGGCGAGCAACACGCCCTCAAGTTCAGCCAGGTACACTCTCCTTCATCTTCATtccactttttctctctctgaTTGCTCTTCTGTGTTGATTTCAATTTGTTGTGGATCTGCGATTGGCTGAAGAGAGTGTATTTGGTTGTGCTGCTATTTTGTAGTTGTCTTTTGGTCTTTGGTTCACATAATTCCGTGTCGCACATAAATTCTTGATTATCAGGATGCATTAAtctatggtttagggttgtGATAATTATTGCATATATTAAAGTGATGTTTGAATCAGATGTGCATTTGATCCATCCGtctattagaatttaaattggAGTATATCAATTAGATCAAAGCCGTTCTTGGAATGGCTATGGATTATTGGATCGTACACAAGATCCGTTGCATTAGATATTCAAAGGATACTTGCATCTCTACTCCACGTCCTGCTTCTCGAGTTACAGTGTGCCTTCAACGCGCTTTGATGGCAGCTAAGATCTCGCAAATGTTTCATCAATTCAATCTCCCACATTCCATACTATTATCCGGTTTGCAATTACAAATTCTCCTCTTCTAAGCTCATGGCCTATCTTGAATCCGAGCTTTTATTTTGCATCCTACGATGTCCTTTGAAATTGAGCTTGTTTCTGCTCTATCCACAATAGTCAATAGTTGATGCCATCAATTGATGCCAGGGTTTTGCTTCCTTCTCATAGgttttggtttttctttttctttcttgtccaCCGATATTCCACCAATCCATTTTTTCTTAGGAAAAGTTAGCCCAACAATTGAAAGAAAGAtgctctcactctctctctctctctctgatctTGTTTGTTTCCTTTACCTCCTATCTTAGCAGTTGGTACTAGTCTAGATCAAGAGAACACCTTCACATTTAAGTTAATATAACCATGGCAGTCTTCAATTTAACTGCAAGTAGTTTTCATTGGTCAGCATCTGTGATTATTGATTATTAATTTGCAATTTGTTAGTTTGAAGTGAAACAAACCTCCGggataaagaaaaaatggagataTTTTAAGAACCCCATTTCTACAGTAATGTGGATATAGTGATTACATGCTTATGCCGTGAAGATgatattgttaatttatttctcATGTTTTATCCGTTTGGTCAGTACTCGGTGTGACATTTCCAATCGTTATAGCTAGTATAGAAAGGATTACCGGGAGCTCTCTTTTACTTATTAAGAATAATATATTTGCTGTTAACAGTATATGTGGAAATAATTATTACTTTCTGGCAGGAACCGTCTCTTCTTATTGTTGTTCTATTCTATCTTCTTGTATACCATTTCCCAATTTCTGTTATCTCATGCTGATTAAACTTGTAACTCTTTTTTCCCAGATGTTCCATTTGTTACCAACACCGCAGGGAAGCTATTATGTTTTGAATGATATATTTCGTTTGAACTATGCTTGAAGATAGACTATGGAATATGTAACCTGAAAAATAGAAGTTTGCCTCTGGGCTATAGCTGTTTCATATCGTGACATTTGTGATTGAAAAATGGAGTTCTTTTTTGGCTGGATGCTATGAACGATTAATTGTGCCATTTCTGTTCAGAATTTTCTATTGTGGTTGGTTAAAAAACGTGTAAGGATAAATTATCGAAAGATTATCAGGTATGAACTGATGATGAAAACTTGGCTTTATTTCTTTTATGAGAACTGAGATATGGGATGGGGTCAAAGCATCTTGTTCATGGTTGCGACGGTTTCTtgttatcttttttgttttttggtcgTTGACTGTTTCTTGTTTTCTCTCGCTTTCCAAAATTTATAATGCATTTGGGTAAATAGAGACGACGCTGGAGACTGGAGAGTGATTTTATCCAGGTAAGTGGTAGATAACTTCATCGCTTTGTTCCGCCATGTAATCTTTCATTGCGTCTAGAGgcaaaaaagggaagaaaaacgAGATACGGCGGCGAAACAGTAGTTTCTACTGCTAGATTTTTTATAACAACATTGCTTACCAGTTaccatcatttttattttggtaattGGAAAACTTCTAATCCTAAGCATCACAAATTCATACACACTATGAATTCACACATACATTTTATGGATGTAAAAATGCCAAATTTTCTACCCTATCTTATCCGGCCGAACTTAACCCgataaaaacaaattttttttattcaaagtGTTTGGTCTTCTTACATTTCAATATGGTATCAAATATAAGTGAATACAATATAGCATCAAATATATGACTAACAAAAGAGAGAAATTTGAGTgctagtttttagtttttactcACTCATCGTGTATATATGTATAGAATTGACTTGACACTCGAACCGACCCTTTCTGCTGCGGGTTGGATACCGACAAATGCCGATTGTGTTGCCAACCCTAGCTTCTAATTTTAAAACCGTTATGTCAACAATGCATGTTGTTCCATCATTTGCAATCATAaccaacaaaagaaaatggCTGCTAACATCAGTAAACAGCATAGATGAACTGTACACGCATGGACATATAAAAAGGATTCACACCAGTCCCACTATTCAATATCAACGcctatatttaatattttacaaaGCAATGTTAATCGACAATCACTATACAATCTAGACTACTTGACAACTAAAATTTAAGGTTGCTCTAAGCATCTTCTAAAGATAAAGCCAATTGACTTTACTACGTCAGAAACTAATCATCCACTCGTGAAGGGAAGGAGTAAAAGAATGAGAAGGCAAAATTAGCCCTGAGGAAACTGATACATATCATCTTCCATACTGAAAACATCCGCAATGGACGTTGACAATGATGCTTCCTCACTCGTACCCGCAAGTTCAGCCTGCCAAAGAATTAAGCACAAAGTAATGTTAACTTGTAATAAGGAAAAGAATGATTATTTTGACAGGCAACTATTTACCTTAGCTTGACGATACTTCTCAAGCATGCGATGATATTGCTGACGAGCATCTGGAGAATCAACCATGGAAAGCACCCTTGACACGGCCTCTTTTATTTCTGCATCTACCATCTGTTTGCGAAAAGGCTTGAGAATATCTTCATCTTCACTTTCATCCAAGGCACTGGTCTCCATCTCCTGTCGGAAACCTCGTAGGCCAGCTCCTTTTCTCCGCCATCGCAGGACAACCTTGTCCAAGATTCCAACTGCCCATATCACCTTGTAATGCTTTCTAACCTGGTAACCCCTCACATGAGCCTGCCCAAATAAATTGGAATTAACTGAAAATTAGACCAGGAATAATATAGCTCTTGGGAATCTATTTTTACCATCAAACTGAAAGATTAATACCTGTATCTTCACTACTTTTTGGCGCAATTCTAAGAAATCTTTGCGACCCTTCCAACCTCGAAATTTCTTCTGAATAGATAAGGCAGCAGAATTGTGATCCCGTGAGTTCCGAAAGGCAAGTTTTGACATTGCGGAAAGCTCCGGAATGTTACCAATGCTACCTGCGTTGATACCACCAGCAGTGGCAGCAGCAGCTTCTCTTGCTCTCCGCTTTCTGAAGGAATGCGAACGAAAAGCAGATTGTATACGTGCTGCGGCCTGAGTTGCATTTCTGACAGCAGCCAAGGTATGTTTAAGTGGAGCCTGATCCTCACCGGCAGCGAGATTTTCCTTGGAGACACTACTAACAGCTAAATCTGCTTCGAATTGTGCAGAACTTTTGGATAGCTCACTCTCTTGCAGTGTGAGGGATGACAGATGGCTTGTCAGAGCTCTCTCAGAAAGATATCCTGCCAGTCCCTTATGTCCACTGCTCGCTGCAATAGATGCAGCAGTTTTTCCTTTCGGATCTTGTGCACTTGGATCTGTCACTGCTCCAGCAGATGCACCACAAGCTATAAGTGAAGCAACCATTTTTTCTCTACAAATACCAAAAATTGTAACAGCTAATTTATAAAATGTTCATAATGAAACCagactttcattattattagtcTTGATATGGCAGATGCCAACACTTTGAAGTACGAATGATTGCCATAGAAAGAACCATTGTAGAATTTTCTATATATTACCTTCCAAAACGTGCAGCCCAATGAAGGGCAGTCCATCCGTTAATGTCACGGAAATTTATATTCACACCACAACTGAGAATAGGGTGCAAGGCCCACTCAAAACCCAATCCAGCTAGCATGTGAATGATTCCCTGCTCTTTCTTCGACAAACAACAGCCTGTTACTTCATCTTTCTCCTGGGACCTGCAAGAAAGCCACAGCTGCAGCTTATCCTTAAGAAGCTCTTCGAGAAGCCAATCGACCATACCAGATGAAGTTCCACTGCCCACTAGAAGAGCCTCTATAATATGGCTCCATGAATCATCATCGGCTTTCTGTTTTACTAGATGAGTTCCAGATTCTATGTCATCATTCTTTGTAGTTGAACCAGAAAGCAGCATCTGTGCAAATCTAACGAGTAACAGCAGCTCTTCTGGACTTCTGTTGGCTTCTGTTGCCGATGAGTTACAGTAAGTGCAAATACTTGTCTTATTACGATACTCAAACTCTCTGACTTCACTGCAGGACTGCCTATTACCAGAAGTAATGCAGAGATTAACCTTTCCAGAAAGGCGAGATGGAGCTTCACAACTGATTACACCGTCCTGAATTATCTCAATGGGAACTTCAACATCACCAAACATACAAGCCCAGGCAGAATCTGAAGGATGACACAGAAAAGACCCAACAATGATGATCTGCACATAGAACATGGGGCTTTAGGAAACAAATTCAGACTACATACTTTTTCCCAATGAATTAAGCCTTATGTTCAATGCCACAAGATTGCACGGCGTTtgctattattttttaacagaTTGATCAACTGCTAATTGCAAATAGGTTTCAACCATGTCAAGTTTTGTATTCTAAATCTTCCTAGGAACATAGGTAAGCTACCACCAACTTATGCAAGGTTTTCATAAATGATTGAATATAGGGCACAAGAACAGTTaggattaaaaatatcaaaacctTAGTAGTCTCAGTGGTATAACCCCATTCTGGGGAGACTGCCTTAATAGAAAATTTCTGTTTTTGTGAGACAGTCAAGCTTGAGTCTGCATCCAGAGATGGTCCAATTTGGCTTTGGGCAAACAATGTTGCATAGTACTCAGAATTAGCTTTTTGTGCCTCTAGCACAGAAGAATATGGGGGATATTCAACTCCACTATCACCTTCAGGTAGTGAGAAAACAGCTGATAACATGGACAGGACATCAGAGGTTTGAAGAAATtccaaaatatgatataaaaaaaattgaagttaataagttgaaaaaaaaaaatcatacagTTTTCTGTGTTATTACTGTTGAAGTTTAGCCAGTGACTATCATCCTGATTGGCAATTGGTTCCTTTCTTGACGAAGAAGGTGAATTTTCCTGCTTTAAGTACTAATACATTTTAAGCATTGCACAAACACATTTAAAACATCTgagaaaatataaattgcaaaaCCATAAATGTTATGAACCATATAATAGCAAGTTGCAAACATGTAATACTCACTTTTCCGGCTGGCATGTATACATTTTTCTGTGGTAACCTGGCTGTGGATGACGACTTGCATGATTCCAGCACCTCTGTCCATATATCCTTTTCATTTCCATCACGGTATGTATGGTCCATTAATTCATAAGACTTATCACCTTCATCTACAAAGCAAACACTATTTTGAGCACATTTACTTTTCTCTTATCCCCATTGAagattaaaacttaaaagaagTTAAAGTACATCCAAAACACAATAACTTCATAAGTAAATCTTTGGCCACATGTAATGTATCAAGATATTAATgctttgtttatattttgtCTCCCAATCACatctaaattcttttttataactACCTTGGGTTCCATTATGTCCATAAAAAATTAGCCCATAATCATCTGGTCTAGCAAAAGCTGCAGATTCCTCTTGCTTACAGGTCAACCCTTGATTTTGTTGAGCATTTGAATCACCTGTAATTTCTTTCTCACCGTAGAAGGAAGCAATTTCTTTGATGCTGTCTTCATTCAAACTTAACTGCTCCTCCAATCTGCGCAACAAAGCTCGAGTAACCTCAACTTCAGTTGAAGTTCCTGAGTCTGCATATGTCCCATCCAGGTGACTCATTCCATCATTCATGATGAATACATCAGAGGTAACTTCTCCGGTGCCAGAACTAGAGTAACTCTGATTAGGTTCATATGGATCACCAAGTACAGATGTTGACAATGGTGTCTGAGCAGAATATGAGCTAGGACTCTGGCCAAATGCAGAAGAGGAACTTGGTGACAATTGTGTGCCAGGTCCAGAGCTGGACCTTCCCTGCAACATGTGAGTGCAAATAGTAATGTTAATCAAAATAAGGCTGCACTGCTGAATTGTTATGCACATGGTCGATAATGGAACATGACCAAGATAATTAACATCCAGCATATCACATATTATTCATAAGTAGCTTTTAGTCATAAATTCACTTCAGTCCTAAAGCTATCAGAAAATAATGCTATTCTTACAGAAAAAGTCACAGGACATGAGAAATCTTAGTAACAAAAGCCATTTTCTCTTATATCAGTGTACTTGTCATTGAACTGTATTTCACTTCAGAACCAGAAATAGTAAATGTCATGTTAATACCAacagcaaagaaaagaaaagaaaagaaaaaccaccATACCAAACTTATAGAAGAAATATAAACTGCTCACGATCTAGCATGAGCCATTTAAATAAAGGTAAATGTCAATAGGACAAAGTACTATTATCATGTTTATCGAGAATCAAGTTATGAAGAGTCACCTCACTTGTTTCTCTATAATGCACAAGAACAATATGCTCAAATGCCCTGCCATGAAACAACAGAATATCAGTTATTCTGAACAACTGTTACAATAACATATGCACAAACACATCTCAAAGAGCAGTGATGCATATATTAGGTTCATTATTCCAGAGTTAAGAAAGGTTAATCTCAGAAGTTCTTcaacatttagttatccccaGTATGAACTTTTCCCCCACAATGGTGCTGATTGGTGAAGTGATAGTTGAAATTTACTCACGGATCCAACATCCAATAGCTCCGCCTCTGGAAAGTAGGGTTCTGCTCTCCATGTGCATAGTAACAATTTAAGGCTTCGACAGTTCCAACCTAATGATGCAAATCATTATAATTAAAGATCAAAAGGCAAAGAAGTATTCCATAAATGAAAAGTTGCAAAGCACCTTAAGGCGTTCGTGTGCCTCTCCGACAGTCCTTCCGTCTTTCTTCTTGCGCCAGTTATGGCCATCTCTACGAAAGAAGCGCAGGACTCTTCTGTTAAAGAGAAAAAGTGATCCACCTGTTGTGGAGAAAAATTAAACAAGATTAAATCATTTAAAAGAAACAATATCATGAAATTGATAAAGAGAAGAAATATTCTACTTGTTGGTTGTTGAGGGGGCTCTTGTGTGAACTGGTACTTGTCATGATTCTGTAAAATGTACATCACTTCCACAGGCTTCAGCCATCTGCTTTGAGCTTCTTGAAACAAATCATCAATATTGTAATCATCACCTGACAACAACAATAAACTCTTTATATTTTTCCCTTTTCTAAACAGATTCAAAGTATCCAAAATGGAACAAGTGCATCCTCCATGGCGGTCCCCACACAAAAGAAAGGAAtcgaatgaaaaagaaaagtcaAAGCAGGAGGAGTAACTGACCGGTTGCCATGGCGGAAGTGAATCTGGAGAAGGGAAGCTAGAAGTGGAGAGAGACCATTGTTTTTGAGACTAGAAAAAGACCAAGACCCACTCACCCACCCCGCTTCTCAGTAAACCACACTTctcttaaaaatcaaaataaataaattgaaaacttAAGTAAGTTAAGTTCATgtaaagttgataattaaaagtttaaattatttaataactcTCAGTTATTAACTTCACGTTTATTGTACTTGACTTTTTACTAATAAATAAACGCCATTGCTAGTGTCTAAAATGttgtttaattaatatttaattttaaaaatataaaaatatatttttttaatattttaaatttatcataaaaaataaattagataaacATTAGGCAACGTAAAATTTACTCTAAGATAAATCATACTAGATTCCTTTTTCCTAAATATGCTGCCAACTTGatgtaataaaataatttcataaaatcattcaatcatttatcgttattattatagttaaattaattattttagtatattaataaatactaatgtGTTTATTAA
The genomic region above belongs to Arachis duranensis cultivar V14167 chromosome 3, aradu.V14167.gnm2.J7QH, whole genome shotgun sequence and contains:
- the LOC107482133 gene encoding calmodulin-binding transcription activator 4 isoform X3 — translated: MATGDDYNIDDLFQEAQSRWLKPVEVMYILQNHDKYQFTQEPPQQPTSGSLFLFNRRVLRFFRRDGHNWRKKKDGRTVGEAHERLKVGTVEALNCYYAHGEQNPTFQRRSYWMLDPAFEHIVLVHYRETSEGRSSSGPGTQLSPSSSSAFGQSPSSYSAQTPLSTSVLGDPYEPNQSYSSSGTGEVTSDVFIMNDGMSHLDGTYADSGTSTEVEVTRALLRRLEEQLSLNEDSIKEIASFYGEKEITGDSNAQQNQGLTCKQEESAAFARPDDYGLIFYGHNGTQDEGDKSYELMDHTYRDGNEKDIWTEVLESCKSSSTARLPQKNVYMPAGKENSPSSSRKEPIANQDDSHWLNFNSNNTENSVFSLPEGDSGVEYPPYSSVLEAQKANSEYYATLFAQSQIGPSLDADSSLTVSQKQKFSIKAVSPEWGYTTETTKIIIVGSFLCHPSDSAWACMFGDVEVPIEIIQDGVISCEAPSRLSGKVNLCITSGNRQSCSEVREFEYRNKTSICTYCNSSATEANRSPEELLLLVRFAQMLLSGSTTKNDDIESGTHLVKQKADDDSWSHIIEALLVGSGTSSGMVDWLLEELLKDKLQLWLSCRSQEKDEVTGCCLSKKEQGIIHMLAGLGFEWALHPILSCGVNINFRDINGWTALHWAARFGREKMVASLIACGASAGAVTDPSAQDPKGKTAASIAASSGHKGLAGYLSERALTSHLSSLTLQESELSKSSAQFEADLAVSSVSKENLAAGEDQAPLKHTLAAVRNATQAAARIQSAFRSHSFRKRRAREAAAATAGGINAGSIGNIPELSAMSKLAFRNSRDHNSAALSIQKKFRGWKGRKDFLELRQKVVKIQAHVRGYQVRKHYKVIWAVGILDKVVLRWRRKGAGLRGFRQEMETSALDESEDEDILKPFRKQMVDAEIKEAVSRVLSMVDSPDARQQYHRMLEKYRQAKAELAGTSEEASLSTSIADVFSMEDDMYQFPQG
- the LOC107482132 gene encoding nuclear transport factor 2A → MDPDALAKAFVEHYYTTFDNNRPGLASLYQDGSMLTFEGQKIQGSPNIVAKLTSLPFSQCHHSITTVDCQPSAATNGMLVFVSGNLQLAGEQHALKFSQMFHLLPTPQGSYYVLNDIFRLNYA
- the LOC107482133 gene encoding calmodulin-binding transcription activator 4 isoform X2, which encodes MATGDDYNIDDLFQEAQSRWLKPVEVMYILQNHDKYQFTQEPPQQPTSGSLFLFNRRVLRFFRRDGHNWRKKKDGRTVGEAHERLKVGTVEALNCYYAHGEQNPTFQRRSYWMLDPAFEHIVLVHYRETSEGRSSSGPGTQLSPSSSSAFGQSPSSYSAQTPLSTSVLGDPYEPNQSYSSSGTGEVTSDVFIMNDGMSHLDGTYADSGTSTEVEVTRALLRRLEEQLSLNEDSIKEIASFYGEKEITGDSNAQQNQGLTCKQEESAAFARPDDYGLIFYGHNGTQDEGDKSYELMDHTYRDGNEKDIWTEVLESCKSSSTARLPQKNVYMPAGKQENSPSSSRKEPIANQDDSHWLNFNSNNTENSVFSLPEGDSGVEYPPYSSVLEAQKANSEYYATLFAQSQIGPSLDADSSLTVSQKQKFSIKAVSPEWGYTTETTKIIIVGSFLCHPSDSAWACMFGDVEVPIEIIQDGVISCEAPSRLSGKVNLCITSGNRQSCSEVREFEYRNKTSICTYCNSSATEANRSPEELLLLVRFAQMLLSGSTTKNDDIESGTHLVKQKADDDSWSHIIEALLVGSGTSSGMVDWLLEELLKDKLQLWLSCRSQEKDEVTGCCLSKKEQGIIHMLAGLGFEWALHPILSCGVNINFRDINGWTALHWAARFGREKMVASLIACGASAGAVTDPSAQDPKGKTAASIAASSGHKGLAGYLSERALTSHLSSLTLQESELSKSSAQFEADLAVSSVSKENLAAGEDQAPLKHTLAAVRNATQAAARIQSAFRSHSFRKRRAREAAAATAGGINAGSIGNIPELSAMSKLAFRNSRDHNSAALSIQKKFRGWKGRKDFLELRQKVVKIQAHVRGYQVRKHYKVIWAVGILDKVVLRWRRKGAGLRGFRQEMETSALDESEDEDILKPFRKQMVDAEIKEAVSRVLSMVDSPDARQQYHRMLEKYRQAKAELAGTSEEASLSTSIADVFSMEDDMYQFPQG
- the LOC107482133 gene encoding calmodulin-binding transcription activator 4 isoform X1, with protein sequence MATGDDYNIDDLFQEAQSRWLKPVEVMYILQNHDKYQFTQEPPQQPTSGSLFLFNRRVLRFFRRDGHNWRKKKDGRTVGEAHERLKVGTVEALNCYYAHGEQNPTFQRRSYWMLDPAFEHIVLVHYRETSEGRSSSGPGTQLSPSSSSAFGQSPSSYSAQTPLSTSVLGDPYEPNQSYSSSGTGEVTSDVFIMNDGMSHLDGTYADSGTSTEVEVTRALLRRLEEQLSLNEDSIKEIASFYGEKEITGDSNAQQNQGLTCKQEESAAFARPDDYGLIFYGHNGTQDEGDKSYELMDHTYRDGNEKDIWTEVLESCKSSSTARLPQKNVYMPAGKYLKQENSPSSSRKEPIANQDDSHWLNFNSNNTENSVFSLPEGDSGVEYPPYSSVLEAQKANSEYYATLFAQSQIGPSLDADSSLTVSQKQKFSIKAVSPEWGYTTETTKIIIVGSFLCHPSDSAWACMFGDVEVPIEIIQDGVISCEAPSRLSGKVNLCITSGNRQSCSEVREFEYRNKTSICTYCNSSATEANRSPEELLLLVRFAQMLLSGSTTKNDDIESGTHLVKQKADDDSWSHIIEALLVGSGTSSGMVDWLLEELLKDKLQLWLSCRSQEKDEVTGCCLSKKEQGIIHMLAGLGFEWALHPILSCGVNINFRDINGWTALHWAARFGREKMVASLIACGASAGAVTDPSAQDPKGKTAASIAASSGHKGLAGYLSERALTSHLSSLTLQESELSKSSAQFEADLAVSSVSKENLAAGEDQAPLKHTLAAVRNATQAAARIQSAFRSHSFRKRRAREAAAATAGGINAGSIGNIPELSAMSKLAFRNSRDHNSAALSIQKKFRGWKGRKDFLELRQKVVKIQAHVRGYQVRKHYKVIWAVGILDKVVLRWRRKGAGLRGFRQEMETSALDESEDEDILKPFRKQMVDAEIKEAVSRVLSMVDSPDARQQYHRMLEKYRQAKAELAGTSEEASLSTSIADVFSMEDDMYQFPQG